Proteins encoded by one window of Oreochromis niloticus isolate F11D_XX linkage group LG17, O_niloticus_UMD_NMBU, whole genome shotgun sequence:
- the etv6 gene encoding transcription factor ETV6 isoform X3: MNGKALLLLTKEDFRYRSPHSGDVLYELLQHILKQRKSHVFYPSAYFPGNSFHSLPESAVQHLKLEETVRRGPRGTEPIPQHPPTIELRHRSRSPHHPAPRRSPTEPNHPRPANEDSLQTFSQLPDSNHHLPEEMYPLSVSPAAPNGRCATPREAPCPGSPGGQEAGPPRVIQLMPSAIMNPLLLSPNRSGGAAGMDFRHNRGGPLSQVTLENGREGKVHGHHHQLAQQHQQQQQQQQQQLLQQQQEEALYRNHVIMPVSPPEEQQMPIGRIADCRLLWDYVYQLLSDSRYENYIRWEDPENKVFRIMDPNGLARLWGNHKNRTNMTYEKMSRALRHYYKLNIIRKEPGQRLLFRFMKTPDEIMNGQTDRLEHLESDTDEQIYIKEEC; encoded by the exons ATGAATGGCAAagccctgctgctgctgaccaAGGAGGACTTCCGCTACCGATCCCCTCACTCTG GGGATGTCCTGTACGAGCTGCTGCAACATATCCTGAAGCAGAGGAAGTCTCATGTATTTTATCCGTCTGCTTACTTCCCTGGGAACTCCTTCCATTCGCTGCCCGAAAGCGCTGTGCAGCACCTGAAGCTCGAAG AAACGGTACGACGGGGACCACGTGGTACAGAACCCATCCCCCAGCATCCACCAACCATCGAACTGCGGCACCGCTCCCGCTCGCCGCACCACCCGGCCCCACGACGATCTCCCACCGAGCCGAACCACCCTCGCCCCGCCAATGAGGACTCCCTGCAAACCTTCTCCCAGCTGCCCGACAGCAATCACCACCTGCCGGAGGAAATGTACCCGTTGTCGGTGTCCCCGGCTGCACCCAACGGGCGCTGCGCTACACCCAGAGAAGCCCCCTGTCCAGGCAGCCCTGGGGGCCAGGAGGCAGGTCCTCCTCGCGTCATCCAACTCATGCCTAGCGCCATTATGAACCCTTTGCTCCTCAGTCCAAACAGGAGCGGCGGGGCTGCTGGCATGGACTTCAGGCACAACCGCGGGGGACCCCTGTCTCAGGTGACGCTGGAGAACGGCCGTGAAGGGAAAGTCCACGGACACCATCATCAGCTAGCCCAGCAgcaccaacagcagcagcagcagcaacagcagcagttactgcagcagcagcaggaggaggcgCTCTACAGGAACCACGTCATCATGCCCGTGTCTCCTCCAGAGGAGCAGCAGATGCCCATCGGGCGGATAGCAG ACTGCAGGCTGCTGTGGGACTACGTCTACCAGCTCCTTTCAGACAGCAGGTACGAGAACTACATCCGCTGGGAGGATCCGGAGAACAAAGTCTTCCGCATCATGGACCCCAACGGCCTGGCCAGGCTCTGGGGGAATCACAAG AACAGGACCAATATGACGTACGAGAAGATGTCGCGAGCACTGAGACACTACTACAAACTGAACATTATCAGGAAAGAGCCTGGCCAAAGGCTTCTGTTCAG ATTCATGAAAACCCCTGACGAGATAATGAACGGACAGACGGACAGGCTGGAGCACCTGGAGTCCGACACAGACGAACAAATCTACATCAAAGAGGAATGCTGA